A genome region from Desulfocurvus vexinensis DSM 17965 includes the following:
- a CDS encoding helix-turn-helix domain-containing protein, producing MTKDGMRGRGASSPVEGGHRPTGTGDEARKPPKRFWAKHKTEAVLRLLRGEDIEILSRELGVTAAALTRWRDQFLAGGAEGLKKRSPKDEA from the coding sequence ATGACGAAGGATGGAATGAGGGGCAGAGGAGCCTCCTCCCCGGTGGAGGGAGGCCATAGGCCGACCGGAACCGGGGATGAGGCACGCAAGCCGCCCAAGAGGTTCTGGGCCAAGCACAAGACCGAGGCTGTGCTCAGGCTACTGCGTGGTGAGGACATCGAGATTTTGAGCCGTGAACTTGGCGTGACCGCCGCCGCCCTGACCCGCTGGCGGGATCAATTCCTTGCTGGCGGTGCCGAGGGGCTCAAGAAGCGCTCACCCAAGGACGAGGCA
- a CDS encoding terminase large subunit domain-containing protein gives MARMSAEERRLAESLADPVLWGQGYLRNRDGGQRVYWPHQAEDLLCQDKNIIHLDGRDVGKSVCITTDALHFAFTNRGCQGLVAAPHQGHLDTLIEEIEFQLDANPDLMVSVALTKYGKPKIHRKPYFRLEFTNGAILYFRPAGAYGDAFRSLHVDRVWVDEGAWLTERAWKALRQCLKSGGRLRIYSTPNGLRDTTYYRLTGSTQFRVFRWPSWLHPAWTQEREAELLEFYGGRDSAGWQHEVAGEHGKPSYGAFNVEHLNLCRQDVVEYQKVVVTGEELRGCATEEESHDRLEMLLNLMPRTGVFWIGGDLGYTNDPTEIVVFQEIELPERRIVKLVLRVRMKHVAYPHIAQTIALLDRYYTAAGIGVDNGGNGMAVVQELLTLDKYKDLALQGRLRGYDFGGMTTLAVRDGHEVRKRTKEFMTSLIAGALQRRQLVFPVEDLEIEDQFTTHTYTLHDGRIVYSKGNDHVIDAVRCAMLAREQSVLNQVGEETVSLIPLTTDPVFV, from the coding sequence ATGGCCCGCATGTCCGCCGAGGAGCGCAGGCTGGCGGAGTCCCTGGCGGACCCGGTCCTCTGGGGACAGGGATACCTGCGCAACCGCGACGGGGGACAACGGGTCTACTGGCCGCACCAAGCCGAGGACCTTCTCTGCCAGGACAAGAACATCATCCACCTCGATGGGCGCGACGTGGGCAAGAGCGTCTGCATCACCACCGACGCCCTGCATTTCGCCTTCACCAACCGCGGCTGTCAGGGGCTCGTAGCCGCGCCCCACCAGGGACATCTCGACACGCTGATCGAGGAGATCGAGTTCCAGCTCGACGCCAACCCGGACCTCATGGTCAGCGTGGCTCTCACCAAGTACGGCAAGCCCAAGATTCACCGCAAACCATACTTCCGACTCGAATTCACCAACGGCGCGATCCTCTACTTCCGTCCCGCCGGCGCTTACGGCGATGCTTTCCGCTCTCTGCACGTGGACCGAGTCTGGGTGGACGAAGGGGCTTGGCTCACCGAGCGGGCCTGGAAAGCCCTGCGCCAGTGTCTGAAGTCGGGCGGCAGACTGCGCATCTATTCGACGCCCAACGGGCTGCGCGACACAACCTATTACCGCTTGACCGGCTCGACCCAGTTCCGGGTGTTCCGTTGGCCTTCCTGGCTGCACCCGGCGTGGACCCAGGAGCGCGAGGCCGAGCTGCTGGAGTTCTACGGTGGGCGGGACAGCGCGGGCTGGCAGCACGAGGTGGCCGGCGAACACGGCAAGCCTTCCTATGGCGCGTTCAATGTCGAGCACCTCAATCTCTGCCGACAGGACGTGGTCGAGTACCAGAAGGTCGTCGTCACCGGCGAGGAACTGCGTGGCTGTGCCACCGAGGAGGAATCCCACGACCGCCTGGAGATGTTGCTCAATCTCATGCCGCGGACCGGCGTCTTCTGGATCGGAGGAGACTTGGGATACACCAACGACCCGACGGAGATCGTCGTGTTTCAGGAGATCGAACTGCCCGAGCGCAGGATCGTCAAGCTGGTCCTGCGGGTCCGCATGAAGCACGTGGCCTATCCGCACATCGCCCAGACCATCGCGCTTCTGGACCGGTATTACACAGCCGCGGGCATCGGTGTGGACAACGGCGGCAACGGAATGGCCGTCGTGCAGGAACTGCTGACCCTGGACAAGTACAAGGACCTGGCTCTCCAGGGGCGGCTGCGCGGTTACGACTTCGGGGGCATGACCACCTTGGCCGTGCGCGACGGCCACGAGGTCAGGAAGCGGACCAAGGAATTCATGACCAGCCTTATCGCCGGGGCGCTGCAGCGACGTCAGCTCGTGTTCCCCGTCGAGGACCTGGAGATCGAGGACCAGTTCACCACCCACACCTACACGCTGCACGACGGACGCATCGTCTACTCAAAGGGCAACGACCACGTCATCGACGCCGTGCGCTGCGCCATGCTGGCCCGGGAGCAGTCCGTCCTCAACCAAGTGGGCGAGGAGACGGTCTCTCTGATACCGCTGACGACCGATCCGGTCTTTGTCTGA